The following DNA comes from Streptomyces globosus.
GATGTCGTCGTCGACCTGCTGGCCGAGGAAGATGATGCGCTCGCCGAGCAGCCGGTTGTAGACATGGTCGCCGAGGCCGCCACCGATGGACGGCTCACCCGCGGCGTAAGGCTTCAGATTCGTCACGTATCCACCTGCTCGTCTCCGACGGCCGCTTGCCGTCTCAGCGTCTTGTTCTGGGGGCGCGGGCCCGCCTGCGCGGCGCGGTCCGCCGTCGTCCGGGTACTCCCGTGCCCTCGTATTCATGGACCCTAACGCGCAGGTCGGACAACGCCATCCCGCTTCCCGAACTGTTCGCTCGGAGCGCAAGGTTCCCCAGGGCCGGGGCCGGTGTGCGGAAGGGCCCGCACGCGGCTGCGTGCGGGCCCTTCCCCGGCTGCTGCTGCCCTGCCGGCAACCCCTGCGGGCCGCCGGCGCGGGGTCACTTGGCCTCGTCGCCCTCGACGGCCGCCTCGACGGTCTCGGCGGCGGCCTCGGCCGCCTCCTCGTCCTCGTCGGACAGGTCGATGACCTCGCCGTTGGTGTCGACGACCTTGGCGGCCTCGACGACGACCGCGAGGGCCTTGCCGCGGGCGACCTCGCCGACGAGCATCGGGACCTGGCCGCCCTCGACGACCGCCTGGGCGAACTGGTCGGGGGACATGCCGGAGGAGGCGGCGCGGCGCATGAGGTGCTCGGTGAGCTCCTCCTGGTTGACGCCCAGCTTCTCCTTGTTGACCAGGGCGTCCAGGACGAACTGGGTCTTGATGCCCTTGACCGCCTGCTCCTTGGTCTCGGCGTCGAACTCCTCGACCGTCTTGCCCTGGAACTCCAGGTACTTCTCGAGGGTCAGGCCCATCTGGCCGAGCTGGTGGTGCTCCAGGTTGTGCTTGCGGGTGTTGATCTCGTCCTCGAGCAGCTTCTCGGGGATCGGCACCTCGACGAGCTCCAGCAGCTTCTCCAGGACGCGCTCCTGGGCCTGCGTGGCCTGGTCGTACTGCTTCATGTTCTCGAGGCGCTTGCGGCTGTCGGCCTTCAGCTCCTCCAGGGTGTCGAACTCGCTCGCCATCTGCGCGAACTCGTCGTCCAGCTCCGGCAGCTCGCGGGCGGAGACCTTGGACACCTTGACGGTGACCTCGGCGTCCTTGCCCTCGGCGGAGCCGCCCTTCAGCTGCGAGGTGAAGGTGGCCTCGCCGCCGGCCTCCAGGCCCTTGACGGCCTCGTCGATGCCGTCGAGGAGCTCGCCCGAGCCGATGGTGTAGGAGACGTCCTTGGCGACGCCGTCGGGCAGCACCTCGCCCTCGACCTTGGCCTCCAGGTCGATGGTGACGACGTCGCCCTCGGCGGCGGCGCGCTCGACGTCCTTGGTGGACGCGAAGCGGCCGCGCAGCTGCTCGACGGACTTCTCGATGTCCTCGTCGGTGACCTCGACGGCGTCGACCTCGACCTCGATGCCGGAGAAGTCCGGGATCTCGATCTCGGGGCGCACGTCCACCTCGGCGGTGAAGGCCAGCAGCTCGCCGTCCTTCAGCTCGGTGATGTCGACCTCGGGCTGGCCCAGCGGGTTCAGCTCGGCCTCGTTGACGGCCTCGGTGTAGAACTTCGGCAGCGCGTCGTTGACGGCCTCCTCCAGCACCGCGCCGCGACCGAAGCGCTGGTCGATCACGCGGGCGGGGATCTTGCCCTTGCGGAAGCCCTTCACCGTGACCTGCTGGTTGATCTTCTTGTACGCCGCGTCGAGGCTGGCCTTGAGCTCCTCGAAGGGCACCTCGACAGTGAGCCGAACCCGAGTCGGGTTCAGGGTCTCCACGGCGCTCTTCACGGTTCGGTCTCCTTGTGGCTGACTGCTGGGGTCTCTGCTGTCGCTGCGAATCAGCGTTCCAGCGGATCGGGCCCGGTACATCAGACACACGGGCACGCAGCTTGCATAGTAACCGCAAGCGGCAATCAGCCCACAACGCGATCACTGCGAGGACGGTGCCGGATGGTGGTGCTGGTCGGGGTGGCCGGATTCGAACCGACGACCTTCCGCTCCCAAAGCGGACGCGCTACCAAGCTGCGCCACACCCCGTCGGTGCGACACGTAGGGTACATGGCCGGAGACCCTCCGACACGCCGCGTTTCACGGAAGATTCCGGCCACGCCGCCCCGGCCCGTGCGCGGGCACGCGAATGCGGTGTGCACTTGCCCGGCCCGACCCGCTAGGATGCTGTCCGTGCCGCGGTCCCCGGACCTGCGGCGATCGTGTTGCGGGTGTAGCTCAATGGTAGAGCACTAGTCTTCCAAACTAGCTACGCGGGTTCGATTCCCGTCACCCGCTCCAGACGACTCAGGGCCAGGTCAGAGGACATCTCCTCCGCCTGGCCCTGACTCGTTCTCAGGGTGTGCGTTCAACCCGCCGTGTCCCCCGCGTGCCTCTCGGGCTCCTGATCTTGATCCGTGCCCTTGCGGCTCTTCTCCACGAGTCCGCTCAGCGCGTCGGCAATCAGCCGGTCCCGGTCGGCACTCGCGTGCTGGTAGATCAGCGCAGCGCGGGCGGTGCTGTGGCCCATGCGCGCCATCAGCTCTCGCGTGCTCGCCCCGGTGGATGCGGCGAGGGTGTTCCCCGTGTGCCGAAGATCATGGAAGTGCAGCCCGCTGACCCCTGCCTCGCTACAGGCCTTGTGCCACAGCCGGTTGAAGTGGTTCCGGCGGGGCGTGGCCCCCTTGGCTCCGACGAAGACCCGCCCGTCGGCCCCGGGCTCGGCGTACCGCTTCAAGTGATCCCGGACGTCCGGAACGATCACGCTGGGGATGGAGACCGTCCGCTTACCCGCGGCACTCTTGGGCGCCTTGATCTCCCGCTGCCCGTTGCCCAGCTCGGCGACGGACCGCCGGACGCGCACCGTCCCGTGGTCCAGGTCGACATCCCGACGGTGCAGTCCGATCAGCTCACCCCACCTCAGGCCGAGGAACCCGGCCAGGAGCACCAGGGCCCGGAAGCGGGGGTCAACCGCATCGGCCAGGGCGTAGACCTCCTTCACGGTGGCCGTCGGCCGCTCGGGCGTGTGCACGACGCTCGCACCCTTGATCTGGCAGGGATTGCGCCTGATCAGCTGGTCTGACAGTGCCGTGCCCAGGATTGCGCGAAGGAGGGCATAGGCCTTGGCCACGGTCGTCGGGCCGGTGCCGGCGGCGAGCTTGTCGGCACGCCAGCGCCGTACGAGGGGCGCCGAGATGTCCGCGACGTTGACGGCGCCGAACGTCGGCTCCAGGTGGTGCTTGAGCAACGAGCCGTACAACTGGCGGGTTGTGCTGGTCAGCTCACGTTCCTTGACCCAGGCGACGGCATACGGCCCGAAGGGGACCTTCCCGGCGTCCGGGTCCAGCCAGTCCCCCTGCCGCATCTCCGTCTGCTTCACGGCCAGCCAGTCGTCAGCCTCACGTTTGGTCCGAAACGTCTCCGGCGCAGGCCGGAGCTGACCGTCAGGCCCGACGTAGCGCGCCTGGTAGCGACCGGAGGGCAGCTTCCGTACCCGTCCGAACTGGCGACGCTTGCCGGCCATCAGGCGGCCACCGCCATACGGCCGCGCCGACGCGGTGCCACGGTGTTGGCGGCGATGTACTCCCGGACGGCACTCTCAGGGATCCGTACGTGACGGCCGACCTTCACGTAGGTGATGCGCCGCTCCTCGATGAGGCGCCGGGGAAACCGCACGGTGGTGCCGAGGATCTCGGCGACCTGGACGACGGACAAGTAGCGCTCACTCATACTGCTCCCCCCTCAGGGCTTCGCCGGCGGTTACGCGGTTGAGCTGGATGTCTCGGGCGATGGACGCCGCCAGGACGGCTTCGCCGGGGCTGTGGCCGTGGCCGGCGTACTGCCAGGACGCGAGGACGAGGACGGTGTCCGGCTCCAGGTCGTCCAGGCCGCGGGCTGCGGCTTCCTGGGCGGCGCGGTAGTCGGCGCGGGTCTGGCGGAGGGCGCCGAGGGTGGTGGAGTAGTGGCGGGACTTGGTGGAGAAGTGGCCGCGGAAGCCGAGCATGTGGGCCCAGGCGGCGAGGCGGCGGTCCGGGTAGAGCGGGTCGAGGTCGAGGCAGGCCCCGATCAGGCGGGCGGTGTGGTCGGGGACGTCGAGGAGGACCAGGGCCTCGCGGTTGCCGATGCGGCGGTCGAGGGTGCCGGTGTCCTCGGTGGCCTTGGTGGCGTACTTGGCGACGTACGAGGCCACGGCCTGTTCGGTGATGTCGGAGCCGTCCCCGAAGGCCTTGATCGGGCGGATGTCGAGTTGGGTGCCCCAGCGGAGGGTGCGCGCCGGCTGGTCGTCGGCGGCCTGGACGGTGATGGACGTGTACGTGTGCGCGACGGCGGCCCGGATGGCTTCGGTGAGGAGCCGGGTGGTGGCCCAGTGCGGGGGCGGGGTGAGCGGCCCGGTGGGTCCGTCGAGTCGGATCACGGCGTGGAAGTGGATGGCGCCGCGCTTCTGGAACTCGGCGACCTTGCCGAAGGAGACGCGGCACGACTCCTTCAGCTCGCGTTGGGTGAGGCCGGCGCGGGCGGCGATCTCGCGGCGGAGGCGGGTGGTGAAGCGGGACCAGAGCTGTCCGGCGTGGTTGTTGAAGAGGACGGCGCCCGCGTAGTCGTACGTGGCCGGGTCGAGGGCGGTGCCGAGGAGCGGGTCGTCGGCGGGGTGGGGGGTGCCGCAGCGGCAGCGGCCGGAGTCGGGCCGGTTGTGAACCGGGCCGAAGGACGGGGCGGTGAGGGTGGCGAAGACGCGGGGGTGTTCGCGGACGGTGGCGGGGACGTCTCGGCGGTCGTCTCCGGCGAGCCCGGCCCGGATCAGGTGGTAGGTGTCACCGGCGTACGTCCAGGCGCAGGACGGGCAGCGGGAGGCGCGGCGGTTGCCGCAGGCGATCCGGAGGCGGGCACCGGGCTCGTTCTCGGTCGAGTAGCGGTGGTACGTCTCCCCGCTGGTCTTGTCCTTGGTGAGCGTCCAGCCGGTGATGTGTATGGGGTCGGCGCACCCGCCGGTGCGGTGGACCTGCTCCTCCCAGCGACGGAAACCGGGAGCCCCGGCGACCCTCAGCAGATCACCGAGGAGGCCAGGATCCAGATCCGCGAGGTTCGCGGTCATGCACCCACCGCCGCAGGAGCGGGCGCGAAGAGCGTGTAGACCTTCAGCGTGATCCGACCCACGGGTGCCGTGAAGAGGAGCTGGTTCTCGCCCCTCAGGTCCTTGAGCTGCACGTCCAGGGCGTCGGTGTGGGTGGCCTGCCGCCAGGCCTCCAGGTCGGCCGGGCTGTCGAGGAGGACGTGTGCCTCGCTCGGCGTGATCTGGCTGGTGGTGATGTACGCGCCGGGCAGCTCCGGGTGCGACTGGGCCAACTGGACGAGGGCCGCGAACACGGCGGTCTGCGCGGTCAGCGGGTTGTTCATGTCGGCGTCGATCAGCATGGCGCTCACCGTCCGGCCGGGTGACGGAGCCGAGGTGTCGCTGTGCCGGGCCATGATGGTGGTCCTTTCGGTTTCGGTCGGGAGGGGCCGTTCCGTCCGGGGGCGGCGATGCTTGGTGGCTTGTGACGCCCCCGGAGGGTCCGGTCAGTGGTTCGTGAACTCCTGGCGCAGTGCGCGGATGAGGAACAGGACCACGACAGCGCTGATGGACAGGGCGACGGCCGTGACGGCGACGGCCAGGAGCAGCGAGACGGCGACGGAGGCCAGGGCCAGGACCCCGGCGACACCGCCGGCGGCGAGGGCGACCGCGGCGCCGGGGGTCTTGGGGGCCAGGGCCGCGAGGCCGGCCGGAGCCGCCACCGGAACGGGGGCGTTCTCCTGCTGGCCGGTCGCGGGCACCGGGGCCGGGTGGACGGTCACGGGGGCGTAGGTGTCGGGTGCGGGGTACTTGGGCTTGAGCATTGGTTCTCCTTCCGGGGTTACTTGTCGATCACGGTGTTGAGGGCGGGGGCGAGGAAGCTGTTCGCGAGGAGGAAGCCGCCGAGGAGGATCACGGCGACCAGCCACCAGGGCGGACGGACGAGCTTCACGCCCAGGGCGCCGATGACGATGAGGGCGAGCCAGAGCGGAACGTCCACGACGGGTCTCCTTCGAGGTCAGCGCGGGGCGCAGCGGTGGGACTGGGCGGCGAGTTCGGCGGCGGCCCGGCTGGTGTAGTCGGCCGACCAGCCGCAGTGGGGGGCGGTGCAGGCGGCGGAGTGCATCTCGCGCCCGTGGCGGTCGGTGTAGGTGCCGACCTCCACCGGGCCGATCCGGCGGGTGTCGCGGAAGCGGTAGCGGGGCATGGCGGGGCTCCTCTCAGACGAGTTGTGCGGCAATGGCGTGGGCCATGGGAGCCGGGACTCCGAGGCGGGCGCGCAAGGTGTCGGCGTCGATCGGGTGGCCGGTGCGGGCGCGGTGTTCGTCGGCGACCTTGCGGCCGTAGGCGAGGAGCGCGTCCGGTACGGCGACGGCCGGGGTCGGTGGCGGGGGCGGAGGCAGGGCCGGAGCGGGCTCGGGCGCGGGGATCCCGGTGACGGCGGGCTCAGGGTCGGGTTCCTGGACCGGTTCGGCATCGG
Coding sequences within:
- the tig gene encoding trigger factor, whose protein sequence is MKSAVETLNPTRVRLTVEVPFEELKASLDAAYKKINQQVTVKGFRKGKIPARVIDQRFGRGAVLEEAVNDALPKFYTEAVNEAELNPLGQPEVDITELKDGELLAFTAEVDVRPEIEIPDFSGIEVEVDAVEVTDEDIEKSVEQLRGRFASTKDVERAAAEGDVVTIDLEAKVEGEVLPDGVAKDVSYTIGSGELLDGIDEAVKGLEAGGEATFTSQLKGGSAEGKDAEVTVKVSKVSARELPELDDEFAQMASEFDTLEELKADSRKRLENMKQYDQATQAQERVLEKLLELVEVPIPEKLLEDEINTRKHNLEHHQLGQMGLTLEKYLEFQGKTVEEFDAETKEQAVKGIKTQFVLDALVNKEKLGVNQEELTEHLMRRAASSGMSPDQFAQAVVEGGQVPMLVGEVARGKALAVVVEAAKVVDTNGEVIDLSDEDEEAAEAAAETVEAAVEGDEAK
- a CDS encoding tyrosine-type recombinase/integrase, with amino-acid sequence MAGKRRQFGRVRKLPSGRYQARYVGPDGQLRPAPETFRTKREADDWLAVKQTEMRQGDWLDPDAGKVPFGPYAVAWVKERELTSTTRQLYGSLLKHHLEPTFGAVNVADISAPLVRRWRADKLAAGTGPTTVAKAYALLRAILGTALSDQLIRRNPCQIKGASVVHTPERPTATVKEVYALADAVDPRFRALVLLAGFLGLRWGELIGLHRRDVDLDHGTVRVRRSVAELGNGQREIKAPKSAAGKRTVSIPSVIVPDVRDHLKRYAEPGADGRVFVGAKGATPRRNHFNRLWHKACSEAGVSGLHFHDLRHTGNTLAASTGASTRELMARMGHSTARAALIYQHASADRDRLIADALSGLVEKSRKGTDQDQEPERHAGDTAG
- a CDS encoding excisionase family DNA-binding protein — translated: MSERYLSVVQVAEILGTTVRFPRRLIEERRITYVKVGRHVRIPESAVREYIAANTVAPRRRGRMAVAA
- the repSA gene encoding replication initiator protein RepSA, encoding MTANLADLDPGLLGDLLRVAGAPGFRRWEEQVHRTGGCADPIHITGWTLTKDKTSGETYHRYSTENEPGARLRIACGNRRASRCPSCAWTYAGDTYHLIRAGLAGDDRRDVPATVREHPRVFATLTAPSFGPVHNRPDSGRCRCGTPHPADDPLLGTALDPATYDYAGAVLFNNHAGQLWSRFTTRLRREIAARAGLTQRELKESCRVSFGKVAEFQKRGAIHFHAVIRLDGPTGPLTPPPHWATTRLLTEAIRAAVAHTYTSITVQAADDQPARTLRWGTQLDIRPIKAFGDGSDITEQAVASYVAKYATKATEDTGTLDRRIGNREALVLLDVPDHTARLIGACLDLDPLYPDRRLAAWAHMLGFRGHFSTKSRHYSTTLGALRQTRADYRAAQEAAARGLDDLEPDTVLVLASWQYAGHGHSPGEAVLAASIARDIQLNRVTAGEALRGEQYE
- a CDS encoding SpdD protein; amino-acid sequence: MLKPKYPAPDTYAPVTVHPAPVPATGQQENAPVPVAAPAGLAALAPKTPGAAVALAAGGVAGVLALASVAVSLLLAVAVTAVALSISAVVVLFLIRALRQEFTNH
- a CDS encoding mobile element transfer protein, which produces MPRYRFRDTRRIGPVEVGTYTDRHGREMHSAACTAPHCGWSADYTSRAAAELAAQSHRCAPR